The genome window ACGCAGAAACAGTGCTGaaagcagtgttgggggtaacgcattacaagtaatgtgcattaagtaataatattacttttctgcagtaacgagtaaagtaacgcactactttataaatgtacacattaatatttgagttacttttcagtttaattaatttgatacaAAAAAGAATGTACTGAGTAAACtgaaaccccattcacacagacctctggtcccagaaaatacccgtaaaattgccagacaagcgtctgtgtgaataaaaactcgttccgttaatcttctgggatggttgccggaaagaggacctagtaagatacgcgggtaaccctctgtgtgaacaagaatgcCGTAAAgggcgtgtcgaagtgaggacgcgcgcgtcatcatcacaacacaagttatggttcagctccttacaacgacagataacatgcatataaacattcaccacgagaaatgttgcaaactagattgaagcagttatcaggaaatgataaatgagacgcataaacaatgacgcacgtgccgtaatgaggacgcgcgtgtcatgacaacatgaagttggttcaactctttgaaataagggatttacaacattcacgacgagaaatgtcagcaaactggactgaagcagatatcaggtaagttagctcgttacttactgcgttgaaacggagatcattcagcagcataaaagaatatcgcgtcacgtgctcatttgagctataataaacgaaaatacccgcatGTCATTCCAACGAGATATattgttcagctcctcaaaatgcgtgttttaaatgcatataaacaatcacgatgagaaatgtctgaaaactgtatcaaagcagaaatcagggagctcgtcaaatatccactctgaagctgagatcattcaacAGCATAGAAATGTGCATTCACGCACTCCTTTGTAGtcttattataaacaaaaatgcaagcgagttgtttctggagagagaaataatacataatatgcaaacttcagacgctgcgtagaagagagggcgggactttcaacatgtcacgtgtctttccgggaccatcagatgccgtgTAATCTTGGCAGTGTGAACGAACAAAAACTCTAACTATCctggaaaaatccaggatgcattttacgtgtattttacggaatttctgtgtgaaaagggcttgaACGTAGTCACGTAGAATTATGCACTCTTATGCGTGCGCACCTTAGCGGAAACAGTTTGAAtcagaaacagagatggcaggccagagcgtgacatttttgcgatggaaatatgcaatttctgaatgcagaattTCTCAGTGATAAAAAACACCtccaaggcctgaaagagatcaagccttagccaagtaagaaaaagtaacgcaaatgtaacttaaaagtaacgtaagtaatattttccataaaaaagtaaccaagtaatgcaattagttacttttttggggagtaactgaatattgtaatgcattacttttaaaagtaactttcgcCGTAAGGGGCGCACCGTATGAGCACACgtgtgtttaaataaaaattattggCATTGCGAAGCAACCAAAAATTAAACGATCcatgtattttccgtaatctctgtgtgaaaggGCTACCATGATTTTTCACAGTAACTTTAGCTTACTGATAcactttttttgcttgttatttgaaataatctactctagaagactctgttgttattgatctTATGCGGAAGTCTACCAGAAGTTAAGCTTTAAAGCCATTGGTGTATGTTGTCTTTTCgtttacatataaatatatataaatatatatatattagggctgtcaaaattaacgcgttaacgcaaattcattttaacgcaactaattttattaacgccgattaacgcaacgcgcaatttctgtttgacccttggtccagcccatagttgaatgaacagagacgcagacgaATGGGATCCTGTCTAAATGATTCagaggttttcatagaaataagaacattaaccaaatcgtctagcaaatccaatgctctaaatgctcgttggacatctgaaatgatctatatttatacgtctgaggtgTAAAGTTCCCgccctcctaatgcttaatctaatgcaaagatgcgtctcaattcattttggtttcgcttttatgcatgacttagaaaatagactgcaggatttgcttgatgttaaaagagtcattaagagagataaagttcggtacctgattattgttaaagagttattaagagcgacaagactcaaaagcgatctcctcacgctgactgactgacatctgaagcgacatctacacaaaattgaagttttacaaatatctgctttgataagaattcacgcaggtaggatctataatctgttatgtcttaagtaaatgtttggttaactgttgggtaaaaatatctgatttgtaacattatattagatcacttagattttaagcagtctgtcacaatgtcaatcaaacaaaagaaaaaaagtttaacatatattgattatgtttttgctttatgtgtgctaaatcttatagttttatcagtgattttaaggtattgatgtggtaatttgatgtatggatgtggtaatttttctggtaatttaactttgctgactctttcaacttcaaacaggtgtagttctgtcatattttgttatattccaccaaatcatgcattgttctatgttttaatagagaatgtcaaaatatgaacaactattttttttttgaaaatttgctaattTCGACTAAATTTGACAGCacatgtcacaaatgatgcagcatcaaataaaaatgcagaaagaaaattcttcttaaaggaaaatgcatatacaaaacaatggcctgatggttctgttaaaaatgtaaacaggctgttgttaacatacatttgcataaaagcatctatatatgtatatatgatcagagtattaaaaacctgaaaagtgttaaattagggtaaatttagaacggataaaaatgtacaattaattttttaggtttttctcctagggggggttttaccccggggagtcagccgacattggattaacttagcaccctctccGTTACATTATTTATGcgctcgcttgtaaagtttattcatattcatagccgctgtattttgctaatctgtcgatttttctgtgttttcccctgcttctattaatgtaaagctgctttaaaacatttaccaattgtgaaaagcgctatataaataaaattgaattgatttGTTAccgctgaaaccgtctataggcaTGAGACTGCATGAAATCATGCTAATATTCACTTAATgtaatattgcttttatataaCAGTTATCTTGTGTATTGGACAAAATATGTCCCAGTGctgctttacaaaaaaatctcaccTGTCCAATCAAATCAGAGAACCAGAAGTAACCAAATAACTGAGGTAACTAAATCTGAGACATACATTTACTGCTGTCTtttcttcttatttttttctcctagacCCAACTAATGATAAAGTGAAACATTTATTGAAGTCGTACAAAACCCTTCAACAAACTTCAATTTCATACTACCCTAATATATTCAAACTGAGTACAAAGTCACATAACACCTATGAAGCATTGTGCAGGGGAAATGTTCCCCAGAAGGCAAGTACAATTTTTCAAGTTTAAACCATTATTTGGCATTAAATTGCAAACAataaatgtaaagctgcttttatGTGTTCATTGGTTATtaaagttttttatattttaaaaaccagACCATCAGGAGGCAGAGAGCACTGTCCTGTAGGTACAGCACAGGTGGAGGAAACCCCAGACTGATTCTGGCCCCACTGAAAGAAGAGGTGGAGTGGAATGAACCCCGAATCATCAGATATCATGACATAATATCAGACAACGAGATTGAGATCCTGAAGAATCTCTCAAGACCTTTGGTGAAtatctaacacacacacaaaacatgaacTCACAGACATGTTAATAATAGATGTGCTGGTTTTCATTGTATACATGATGGTTTATTCTTGTTTTGTGACCCGTAGCTTTCCAGGACTATGACTAAATCAGGCATTTTAAATACCCTTGTTTCTCAAAGGTAATAATTGTGTTATTACTGAGAAAGAGCATTGTTTAAAGAGttcaacatttattttgtttcaaaAGTGGAATGAAACATCAATCAGCGTTTTCTTGGATGAAGACAACACTGTGGTTGTTCGAGTCAATCAAAGGGTCGCGGATGCTACAGGACTCTCTATGGAAACAGCTGAAGAGCTACACGTTCAgtcttatttaaaacaacgtCATGTTTAcgtaacacggtctcacacccatggcgtcaacaCCTGACGACACCCGACCATGCGCCAACATGTCGACGCGGAGGGCacacctttcgcgtcattttttgacgaactggggacttcaataccaccaggtacgcgaaattaaacagttgtcgcctggcattggggttagggaaaggtttgggtagggatgtcattctgtaattctaaccctaaaccgacgcgaaaatggtagaaaatggtaagaaaataggaaagagaatgcaacggacttagtGGTGTTgcagtccccagttcgtcaaaaaatgacgcgaaaggtataccctccgcgtcaacatattgacgcatggtcaagtgtcgtcaaatattgacgccatggggtgagactgggttggtttACAGTGTGGAAACTCTTTCGCTGTCCTAGTTCAACACATGTAAacctttgcaaacatgtcttgattaccagtgttggggacagttacttttaaaagtaatgcattacaatattaagttactccaaaaaaagtaactaattgtgttacttagttacttttcatgaaagtaatgcttacgttactttttagttactttggctttactttttcttggatgaggcttgatctctttcaggccttgaaGGTGTTTTTAATTACtgaaagttctgcattcagaaattgcgtatttcatcacaaaaatgttgagccctggcctgccatctcagtttttgactcaaactgttcccacacaagcgtatacgcatagagtgcataatatgactacgtttagtttaattcagtacatttttttttttatcaaattcattaaactaaaaaagtaacttgtattccttttttgaaaaagtaactcatatattaatgtgtacatttaaaaagtcatgcattgctttactcgttacttctgaaaagtaatattattacgtagtGCACATTtcttgtaatgtgttacccccaacactgttgaTTTAATCAAattcattaaactaaaaaagtaacttgtattccttttttgaaaaagtaacttaaatattaaaggaatagtctactaatTTTCGGTGTTGAAACGTGTTATTGCCTTGGCTGggaattgttgatgcatccctctgtcgtctgtgtgcgtgcacgtaagcgctggatcgcgctgcgacacttcgatagcatttagcttagccccattcactcAACGGCACCAaccagagacaaagccagaagtgaccaaacacatcaacgtttttcctatttaagacgagtagttatacgagcaagtttggtggtacaaaacaaaacgtggcgcttttctgggcggatttagAGGAGGAACTATGTTTtgtggcgtaatagcacttttgggagcacttcgactcgcctgaaaagtccgctccccttctccctctcataatgggagagggagggtgttactgcgccgagtcgaagtactcccaaaagtgctattacgccataaaatatagtttctcttttaaatccgcttagaaaagcgctacgttttattttgtaccaccaaacttgctcgtataactactcgtcttaaataggaaaaacgttgatgtgtttggtcacttctaactttatctctgattggtaccattgaatgaatggggctaagctaaatgctatcgaagcgtcgcagcgcgatccagcgcttacgtgcacgcacacagatgatagagggatgtatcaacaattcttagttaaggtaataacatgttttgatgttgaaagtgagtagactattcctttaatgtgtacatttaaaaagtcatgcattgctttactcgttacttcagaaaagtaatattattacgtagtGCACATTtcttgtaatgtgttacccccaacactgttgaTTTAATCAAattcattaaactaaaaaagtaactcaaatattaatgtgtacatttaaaaagtcatgcattgctttactcgttacttcaggaaagtaatattattaagtAGTGCACATTTCTtttaatgcgttacccccaacactgttgaTTACATTATTAACAAAATCAACTTGCATGCTTTAACTCTTGCCCCAGTATACTGTTTTATATtatgataattttaaatatcatttttatttcaatcaGAACTCTTGAGTGATGCATTCATTTTCAGGTTCAGAATTATGGGATTGGTGGCAGACATGAACCACATTATGATGCAGGGGTACGATGTTTATTctgaaatattttttcattgaGAGCTTGATTACAAATTGACCAAACTATTGCAAGCTAATCTGAAAACAAATTAATCCCACAGTTTGACGAGAATGAAAGGATTGCTACATTCCATATTTATGTAGGTTAATTCAGGTACCACTgtctgaaaaaatatttttgtctgtGTTTAAAAATCCATATAGAAATGTATTGATATGCTCCTCCTGTAGATGAGTGATGTCAAGATCGGGGGCGCCACTGTGTTTCCTACAGTTGGAGTTGCACTGCAACCTAAAAAGGTAAACCCTCCACACAGTATATTACTGTTATTGCGGTAAAATCTTTACCACCATTCTGCATTGTAAACtgtttctgtagaaattacagtattactgggtattactggcaactagctgccagtaacttagatttcacatttatataatttaccggcaacagtttgttcaaagttaaatgaacatgaaacatttttagtctttatcttctacagtaagttactggcaaccagctgcataattacagcacatttttacagtgtgtgctcTTTCAGGGTTCAGCTGTGTTTTGGTacaaccttaaaaaaaatggagaTATGGATTTAAGATTAAAGCATGCTGAATGCCCTGTCTTAGTGGGTAATAAATGGggtaagttttaatatgaataataaatatatctgaaatattttaaaattaaaagtccctaaaaattattttgtattttaaacttTGCTGTTTGTGACACTGATTGAATGATCAAGCATTTCTTattagtaaaatattttttttgtttttttttagtggCTAACAAATTTATCCATGAGTCTGGGCAGGAGTTTAGGAGACCCTGTTCATTGTCAAAGTGGGAGTGAAACGCA of Misgurnus anguillicaudatus chromosome 2, ASM2758022v2, whole genome shotgun sequence contains these proteins:
- the LOC129443004 gene encoding prolyl 4-hydroxylase subunit alpha-1-like isoform X3 — encoded protein: MYRLLTNCAVTVDMFCGFKNMKVIMQLLSFVACVWIVSAAENEIFSSTDQVMQLVEEERYLLKIFRNYITIEEKNLNVLKGILELLTQRSNSEDSEDSEEAMSNPVAAFKLIQRMRIEWVTMVNSTKKSIYEEFQVILHSDILKIPSNEDIAGAALGLFSLQEIYKLYPDDIVKGTFFGEDEAYLVGNIAYKQDKFQLAFHWFLYSLKMLNHPDSRPSIRVVTKEILLSYLSTSAYKFGSLPVAINYTKQLLNLDPTNDKVKHLLKSYKTLQQTSISYYPNIFKLSTKSHNTYEALCRGNVPQKTIRRQRALSCRYSTGGGNPRLILAPLKEEVEWNEPRIIRYHDIISDNEIEILKNLSRPLLSRTMTKSGILNTLVSQSVFLDEDNTVVVRVNQRVADATGLSMETAEELHVQNYGIGGRHEPHYDAGFDENERIATFHIYMSDVKIGGATVFPTVGVALQPKKGSAVFWYNLKKNGDMDLRLKHAECPVLVGNKWVANKFIHESGQEFRRPCSLSKWE